The Rhizobium sp. WSM4643 genome contains the following window.
CGCACGAAGGTCGCCAGCCCGAATTCGGCGACGATCGCGGTATCGCCATCGAAAAGCTCGCCTCTCGAGGTCGGGCAGAAGAAGCCGTCGTGGCCGGGCAGGGCGGTGCTGATCTCAGTAAACAGATTGGCGCGCTGTGGCAGCTCCAGCCCCGCGTCCCGATAGATCGACCAGCTGCCGCCCATACCTGGCGCCCGCAGCACTTCTTGCAGGCAGAGTACATCCGGATCGGCTTGCCTGACATAGCCGATCAAGGCCTCATGCAGCCTGCCGCCCCATGCGTTCAGGGAAATGATGCGCAATGTCATTCGGCTCCGTTTTGGCGGCCGGATTTAGACGACAGCTCCGCGGTCTACATGATGCGTTTTAAAGTTCTGACTTGATGTCGCCCATCCGGTTCCAGGCATCGAGGCCGGCGATCTTGTAGGCTTCGGCGAGCGTCGGATAGTTGAAGGTGTTCTCGACGAAATATTCGACCGTGCCTTTGAGATTGAGCACCGCCTGGCCGATATGGACCAGCTCGGTGGCGCCTTCGCCGACGATATGCACGCCGAGCAGGCGGCGAGTCTTCAGCGAGAAGATCAGTTTCAAAAGACCCGTGTCGAGGCCCATGATATGACCGCGCGATGTCTCGCGGAAGCGCGCGATGCCGCATTCATAGGGAATGCCGCGCTCCTTCATTTCTTCCTCGGTCAGGCCGCAGGTCGAAATCTCCGGCACGGCATAGATGCCATAGGGAAAATATTTCGGCGGCTCCTTGGCGACCGCGCCGACCGCGACGCGGGCAGCGATGCGGCCCTGTTCCATCGAGGTCGAGGCAAGGCTCGGAAAGCCGACGACGTCGCCAGCGGCGTAAATGTTGGCAACCGATGTCTGGAAGGTTTCCGGATTGACCTTGAGACGGCCGCGGCTGTCGGCGTCGAGGCCGATGGCCCGAAGGTTCAGCGCATCGGTTGCCCCCATGCGGCCGGCGGCGAAAAGCACCATGTCGGTCGTAAGGCGTCGGCCGCTGTCGAGCGTCAGTTCGACCTTGCCGTTTTCGAGCCTCTCCACCTTGTCGGCCTTCTGGCCGAGCAGCAGCTTCATGTTGCGGTCGCGCAGCTGGTAGGTAAAATCCTCGATGATTTCCTTGTCGATGAAGTCGAGCATCGTCGCCTTCGGATCGATGACGGTGACGGCGGTGTCGAGCGCGCTGAAGATCGTCGCATATTCGATTCCGATGACGCCGGCGCCGATGACGACCATTGATCGCGGCAGGTCCTGGATGTCGAGCAGTTCGTCGCTGTCGAGAACGGTCTTGCCGTCGAAGGGTATGTAATCTGGGCGGAAAGGCTTTGTGCCGACGGCAAGCAGCACGCTGGCGCCGGTGACCTGCGTGGTCTCGCCGTCATCCTTGATCACCTGCAGCGTCGATGCATCGATGAAGCTCGCCTTGCCGCGAATATGCTGCACGCGGTTGCGGGCGAACTGGTGTTCCAGCACCTCGACCTCGTGGTTGAGCGTAATCAGCAGGCGGCGGCGCAGGTCATCTGCACTGATCTCTTCCTTGACGCGGTAAGACCGGCCGTAGAAGCCGCGTTCGCGCCAGCCGGAAAGATTAAGCGCGGTCTCGCGCAGCGTTTTGGAAGGGATGGTGCCGGTATGCACGGACACGCCGCCGACGCGTTTGCCCTGCTCGATGACAAGCACTTTCTTGCCGAGTTTTGCCGCCTGGATCGCGCCGCGGCGCCCTGCTGGACCGCTGCCCACCACAACGAGATCGTACTGAAGCATCATCAAGCCCCGGATTGGAAAGGAATCATATTGCGACGCAAAATGTCACCCGTCCATCGTTAGCCGGTCAATGTTACAGATTGTTTTACGACCGCCGGTTCCGCCGGGCCTGTGCCTTTTCAGATCAGCTTCAGCCCCTTCAGGCTGACATGCCCATCCCTGCCGATGATGACGTGGTCGTGGACGGTGATATCGAGCGCCTTGGCGGCATCGATGATCACCTTCGTCATGTCGATATCAGCGCGCGATGGCGTAGGATCGCCGGAGGGATGGTTGTGGACGAGGATCAACGCCGTTGCCGAAAGCTCGAGCGCGCGTTTGACCACCTCGCGCGGATAGACCGGCGTATGGTCGACCGTGCCGCGGCCCTGCACCTCATCGGCGATCAGCACATTGCGCTTGTCGAGGAAGAGGATGCGGAACTGTTCGCGTGTCTCGTGCGCCATGGCTGCATGGCAATACTGGATGACCGAAGACCACGAAGACAGAACCTGTTTGCTCCTGAGCTCGCTCTTCAGTGTCCGGTGGGCGACAGTCGAGATCAGCTTCAGGTCGAGCGCCACGGTCTCGCCGACGCCCTTGACTTCCATCAGCAGCGCCTGGGGCGCACCGAAGACGCCGGAGAGCGAGCCGAACCGTTCGATCAGCGCCTTGGCGATCGGTTTGGTGTCACGCCGCGGGATCAGCCGGAAAAGCAGCAGTTCGAGGATTTCATAGTCGGCAAGGGCGATGTCGCCCTGTTCGCGGAAGCGGTCACGCAGCCGCTCGCGATGGCCATGATAATGCTCCTGAGCGGCGAGCGAGGCGGGCAGGGCGGCCTTGGCATTCGGCCCGGCCGGTTTTTGCGGGTGTCCGCCGAAAAACGAGCGTTCGTCGGCGGCAATAGGCTCCTGCGTTGGGAAAGGCAGCTCGTCGTCGGAAGATGTCGAAACGGGGCCCTTCGCCATCGAAGCGTCACCCGTTGTGTGACGGCAGGCCGGGGCGGTCGAGCCCGCCAGGCGACAGCGTGAAGATCTCGCAGCCGTCGGAGGTGACGCCGACGGTGTGTTCGTACTGCGCCGAAAGTGAGCGGTCGCGGGTGACTGCCGTCCAGCCGTCGGCCAGCACCTTCACATGCGGCCGGCCGAGGTTGATCATCGGCTCGATGGTGAAGATCATGCCTTCGCGCAGCTCCGGCCCCTCGTTGGCACGGCCGTAATGCAGGATATTCGGCGAATCGTGGAACAGCCGGCCAACGCCATGGCCGCAGAAATCGCGCACCACCGAACAGCGTTCGGCCTCCGCATAGGTCTGGATCGCCTCGCCGATCGCGCCGGTACGGGCGCCGGGCCTGACGGCGGCAATGCCGCGCATCAGCGATTCATAGGTGACTTCGAGCAGCCGCTCGGCAGCGCGCTTGACGACGCCGACGGGATACATCCGGCTGGAATCGCCGTGCCAGCCGTCGAGCACGAAGGTGACGTCGATATTGACGATGTCGCCGTCACGCAGCGGTTTGTCGTTGGGAATGCCGTGGCAGACGACGTGGTTGATCGAGGTGCAGGTCGATTTGGTATAGCCGCGATAGTTCAGCGTCGCCGGATAGGCGCCGTGATCCATGCCGAAATCGAAGACGAACCTGTCGATCTCATCGGTCAGCAGGCCGGGTTTGACGATGTCGGCAAGCGCATCGAGGCAGCGCGCGGTCAGCTGACATGCCCTGCGCATACCCTCGAATGCTTCAGCATCATAAAGCCGGATGGCGCCCGTATTCTTCGGGGGCGCGGTAGAGGCTTCGATATAGTTCACCATTGCAGGGCCTTAGCAGAGATTGTTAGATTTGTTCATAATGCAGCTATGCCGGGTTCGTCCATCACGATCAACTGCCAGGACGAGATTTCTGGACGGATCCGATCAGTCCGGCGTGCAGCTTTCCACATCCGTTCGGCGGACAATCAGCCGTCCGGCTGGAATATCCACAATCTTCCCAAAGGGATAGGATTGATTGCATGAAGCCTCCCCGCTACTCACCGATTGGTGACAGCGGGGAAGGGTCGATCATGCTGAATGAAGCCGTAAATCTTGAAAATTCACCCGGGGCCGGCGGCGAGCCGGAACGGCGGGTGCGTGATCGCGGCGCCACCGAGCGCGCAATCCTTGCCGCCGCCAAGGGGCTGCTCGCCGAGGAAGGCTTCCAGAATTTCGGCATCAATGCGGTTGCCCGCCGCGCCGGTTGCGACAAGCAGTTGATCTATCGCTACTATGGAGGCCTCGACGGCTTGGTCGAGGCGATCGGCACCGATCTCGGCACATGGGTAAAGGATCGCATCCCGGAAGACGCCGGCGGCATGTTCCTGCTCACCTATGGCGACCTGATGGAGCGGCTGTCGCTTCTCCTTCTCGACGCCTTGAGAACCGATCCGCTGATGCGCCGCATCCTCGCCTGGGAGATTTCTGAAAACACCGAACAGGTGAGGCGGTTGTCCGAAGCGCGTTCGAAGGCGCTCGCTCTCTGGCTGGAGCGCATGCGCGGCTCGCTGGCGCCGCCGAAGGGCGTGGATGCGGCTGCCGTCAACGCCGTCGTCATCGCCGCGATCCAGCACCTCGTGCTGGCCGCCGCAGCCGGCGGGCAGTGCGCCGGCCT
Protein-coding sequences here:
- a CDS encoding TetR/AcrR family transcriptional regulator — protein: MLNEAVNLENSPGAGGEPERRVRDRGATERAILAAAKGLLAEEGFQNFGINAVARRAGCDKQLIYRYYGGLDGLVEAIGTDLGTWVKDRIPEDAGGMFLLTYGDLMERLSLLLLDALRTDPLMRRILAWEISENTEQVRRLSEARSKALALWLERMRGSLAPPKGVDAAAVNAVVIAAIQHLVLAAAAGGQCAGLSLKTSKDWEKAALALKRIVRGVYG
- the sthA gene encoding Si-specific NAD(P)(+) transhydrogenase, coding for MLQYDLVVVGSGPAGRRGAIQAAKLGKKVLVIEQGKRVGGVSVHTGTIPSKTLRETALNLSGWRERGFYGRSYRVKEEISADDLRRRLLITLNHEVEVLEHQFARNRVQHIRGKASFIDASTLQVIKDDGETTQVTGASVLLAVGTKPFRPDYIPFDGKTVLDSDELLDIQDLPRSMVVIGAGVIGIEYATIFSALDTAVTVIDPKATMLDFIDKEIIEDFTYQLRDRNMKLLLGQKADKVERLENGKVELTLDSGRRLTTDMVLFAAGRMGATDALNLRAIGLDADSRGRLKVNPETFQTSVANIYAAGDVVGFPSLASTSMEQGRIAARVAVGAVAKEPPKYFPYGIYAVPEISTCGLTEEEMKERGIPYECGIARFRETSRGHIMGLDTGLLKLIFSLKTRRLLGVHIVGEGATELVHIGQAVLNLKGTVEYFVENTFNYPTLAEAYKIAGLDAWNRMGDIKSEL
- the map gene encoding type I methionyl aminopeptidase — translated: MVNYIEASTAPPKNTGAIRLYDAEAFEGMRRACQLTARCLDALADIVKPGLLTDEIDRFVFDFGMDHGAYPATLNYRGYTKSTCTSINHVVCHGIPNDKPLRDGDIVNIDVTFVLDGWHGDSSRMYPVGVVKRAAERLLEVTYESLMRGIAAVRPGARTGAIGEAIQTYAEAERCSVVRDFCGHGVGRLFHDSPNILHYGRANEGPELREGMIFTIEPMINLGRPHVKVLADGWTAVTRDRSLSAQYEHTVGVTSDGCEIFTLSPGGLDRPGLPSHNG
- the radC gene encoding RadC family protein, with translation MAKGPVSTSSDDELPFPTQEPIAADERSFFGGHPQKPAGPNAKAALPASLAAQEHYHGHRERLRDRFREQGDIALADYEILELLLFRLIPRRDTKPIAKALIERFGSLSGVFGAPQALLMEVKGVGETVALDLKLISTVAHRTLKSELRSKQVLSSWSSVIQYCHAAMAHETREQFRILFLDKRNVLIADEVQGRGTVDHTPVYPREVVKRALELSATALILVHNHPSGDPTPSRADIDMTKVIIDAAKALDITVHDHVIIGRDGHVSLKGLKLI